Proteins from one Arthrobacter sp. DNA4 genomic window:
- the rplO gene encoding 50S ribosomal protein L15: MAENTADKAQAAEKQNALKVHHLRPAPGAKTAKTRVGRGEASKGKTAYRGTKGTAARYQVKAGFAGGQLPLHMRLPKLRGFKNPFRVEFQVVNLDKLNELFPEGGAVTVENLVEKGAVRKNQPVKVLGTGDITVKVDVTAHAFSASAAEKIAAAGGSTTAL, translated from the coding sequence ATGGCAGAGAACACTGCTGATAAGGCGCAGGCTGCTGAGAAGCAGAACGCCCTGAAGGTTCACCACCTGCGTCCCGCACCGGGTGCCAAGACCGCCAAGACCCGTGTTGGTCGTGGTGAGGCATCCAAGGGTAAGACCGCTTACCGTGGTACCAAGGGTACGGCTGCCCGCTACCAGGTGAAGGCTGGCTTTGCCGGCGGCCAGCTGCCGCTGCACATGCGCCTTCCGAAGCTGCGTGGCTTCAAGAACCCGTTCCGGGTTGAGTTCCAGGTTGTAAACCTGGACAAGCTCAACGAGCTGTTCCCGGAAGGTGGCGCAGTCACCGTGGAGAACCTGGTCGAAAAGGGTGCCGTTCGCAAGAACCAGCCCGTCAAGGTGCTGGGCACCGGCGACATCACCGTCAAGGTTGACGTCACCGCCCACGCATTCTCGGCCAGCGCCGCTGAAAAGATTGCTGCAGCAGGCGGAAGCACCACCGCCCTGTAA
- the rplX gene encoding 50S ribosomal protein L24, whose protein sequence is MAAKIKKGDLVQVITGAKAERGGDRGKQGKVLRVFTDTNRVLVEGINRVTKHTRVGQSQRGTKTGGIEVVEAPIHISNVALVDPSTKKPTRVGFRLDTVEKNGVQKTVRIRVSKSSGKDI, encoded by the coding sequence ATGGCTGCAAAGATCAAGAAGGGTGACCTGGTTCAGGTCATCACTGGCGCCAAGGCTGAGCGCGGCGGTGACCGCGGCAAGCAGGGCAAGGTTCTGCGCGTATTCACCGACACCAACCGCGTGCTGGTCGAGGGTATCAACCGCGTCACCAAGCACACCCGGGTTGGACAGTCGCAGCGCGGCACCAAGACCGGCGGCATCGAGGTTGTAGAGGCCCCGATCCACATCTCCAACGTGGCGCTGGTTGACCCGTCGACCAAGAAGCCGACCCGCGTGGGCTTCCGCCTCGACACCGTGGAGAAGAACGGCGTCCAGAAGACTGTCCGTATCCGCGTGTCCAAGAGCTCCGGGAAGGACATCTAA
- the map gene encoding type I methionyl aminopeptidase, with product MAFGQPRIEYKNNAQMRTMHEAGLVLSRALDAAVAAAVPGVTTKHLDDVFADVLNEAGAKSNFLGYHGFPATICTSVNEEVVHGIPGSRVLHDGDIISIDGGAIVNGWHSDSARTVIVGTADPEDQRLSDVTQAAMWRGIAALTGGSHVGDIGAAIDDYVSSVPGKPLGILEDYVGHGIGSEMHMAPDVLNYRTNHRGPKIKPGLCLAIEPMLVRGGIETAVLADDWTVVTTDGKRSCQWEHSVAVHEKGIWVLSAPDGGAEHLVPLGVTPVPIP from the coding sequence ATGGCCTTCGGCCAGCCCCGCATCGAATACAAGAACAACGCCCAGATGCGCACCATGCACGAGGCCGGCCTGGTCCTTAGCCGTGCACTGGATGCCGCCGTTGCCGCCGCGGTGCCGGGGGTCACCACCAAGCACCTGGACGATGTCTTCGCCGACGTGCTCAACGAGGCAGGCGCCAAGTCCAACTTCCTGGGCTACCACGGCTTCCCGGCGACCATCTGCACGTCCGTCAATGAAGAGGTGGTGCACGGCATTCCGGGCAGCCGCGTCCTGCACGACGGCGACATCATCTCCATCGATGGCGGCGCGATCGTCAACGGCTGGCACTCGGATTCCGCGCGCACGGTGATCGTGGGAACAGCGGACCCCGAGGACCAGCGCCTCTCGGACGTTACCCAGGCTGCCATGTGGCGGGGGATCGCTGCCCTGACCGGCGGCTCGCATGTGGGGGACATTGGCGCCGCCATTGACGACTACGTCTCCTCCGTCCCCGGCAAGCCGCTGGGCATCCTGGAGGACTACGTGGGCCACGGCATCGGCTCCGAGATGCACATGGCCCCGGACGTCCTGAACTACCGCACCAACCACCGCGGCCCCAAGATCAAGCCGGGCCTGTGCCTCGCCATCGAACCCATGCTGGTCCGGGGCGGCATCGAGACCGCAGTCCTGGCGGATGACTGGACCGTGGTGACCACCGACGGCAAGCGCTCCTGCCAGTGGGAGCACTCCGTGGCAGTGCACGAGAAGGGCATTTGGGTTCTTTCGGCGCCCGACGGCGGTGCGGAGCACCTGGTGCCCCTTGGCGTCACCCCGGTGCCGATCCCCTAA
- the rpmD gene encoding 50S ribosomal protein L30, whose amino-acid sequence MAKNLVPSDAQLEITQIKSAIGGKQNQRDTLRSLGLKRIGHTVVRTADAVTVGMLNTVPHLVKVEEAK is encoded by the coding sequence TTGGCTAAGAACCTGGTCCCCTCCGACGCTCAGTTGGAAATCACTCAGATCAAGTCCGCCATTGGCGGCAAGCAGAACCAGCGCGACACCCTGCGGTCCCTCGGCCTGAAGCGGATTGGACACACCGTTGTCCGCACCGCCGACGCCGTGACCGTTGGAATGCTCAACACGGTTCCGCACCTGGTAAAGGTAGAGGAGGCGAAGTAA
- the secY gene encoding preprotein translocase subunit SecY: protein MLSAFGRAFRTPDLRRKLLFTLGIITIFRLGAFIPSPGVNYQNVQQCLHNGQTAGGLYQLVNLFSGGALLQVSIFALGIMPYITASIIVQLLRVVIPRFQQLYEEGASGQSKLTQYTRYLTIALGLLNATTLVSLARSGQLLPGCQLPVIPDSSIITTILIIITLTVSTGLIMWMGELVTEKGVGNGMSLLIFTSIAAQFPTSLGAIWTSQGPGTFFLVLVVGLLTVALVVFVEQSQRRIPVQYAKRMIGRRTVGGTSTYIPIKVNMAGVIPVIFASSMLYIPGLIAQFNQPRNGEPMQPWVEWINNNLTRGDHPIYMAVYFVLIVFFTYFYVAITFNPEEVSDNMKKYGGFIPGIRAPTADYLQYVLSRITLPGALYLGFVALIPLVALVLINANQNFPFGGTSILIMVGVGLETVKQIDAQLQQRHYEGLLR from the coding sequence TTGCTTAGCGCATTTGGCCGGGCCTTTCGCACGCCTGATCTGCGACGCAAGTTGTTGTTCACGCTGGGAATCATCACCATCTTCCGCTTGGGTGCTTTCATTCCCTCGCCCGGTGTGAACTACCAGAATGTCCAGCAATGCTTGCATAACGGTCAGACCGCCGGCGGGCTGTACCAGCTCGTCAACCTCTTCAGCGGCGGCGCGTTGCTCCAGGTGTCCATCTTCGCCCTGGGCATCATGCCCTACATCACGGCCAGCATCATCGTCCAGCTGCTTCGGGTGGTCATTCCCCGGTTCCAGCAGCTTTACGAAGAGGGCGCGTCGGGGCAGTCGAAGCTGACCCAGTACACCCGTTACCTCACCATCGCGCTGGGCCTGCTCAACGCCACCACCCTGGTGTCCCTGGCCCGCTCAGGGCAGCTGCTTCCCGGGTGCCAGTTACCGGTGATTCCTGACAGCAGCATCATCACCACCATCCTGATCATCATCACGCTCACGGTAAGCACCGGCCTGATCATGTGGATGGGCGAGCTCGTCACGGAAAAGGGCGTGGGCAACGGCATGTCGCTGCTCATTTTCACGTCCATCGCCGCCCAGTTCCCCACCTCCCTCGGTGCCATCTGGACCTCGCAGGGGCCGGGAACCTTCTTCCTCGTCCTGGTGGTGGGTCTCCTCACCGTGGCCCTGGTGGTCTTCGTCGAGCAGTCACAGCGCCGCATCCCGGTGCAGTACGCCAAGCGGATGATCGGCCGCCGCACCGTGGGCGGCACCAGTACCTACATTCCCATCAAGGTGAACATGGCCGGTGTCATTCCGGTGATCTTCGCTTCCTCCATGCTCTACATTCCCGGGCTGATCGCGCAGTTCAACCAGCCCCGGAACGGCGAGCCAATGCAACCGTGGGTTGAGTGGATCAACAACAACCTGACCCGCGGTGACCACCCGATCTACATGGCGGTTTATTTCGTCCTGATCGTGTTCTTCACCTACTTCTACGTCGCGATTACCTTCAACCCTGAAGAAGTCTCAGACAACATGAAGAAGTACGGCGGCTTCATCCCAGGTATCCGCGCACCGACCGCTGATTACCTGCAGTACGTGCTCTCACGGATCACCCTGCCCGGCGCCCTCTACCTGGGCTTCGTGGCACTGATCCCGCTGGTGGCACTCGTGCTGATCAACGCAAACCAGAACTTCCCGTTCGGTGGCACCTCGATCCTGATCATGGTGGGCGTTGGGTTGGAGACCGTAAAGCAGATTGATGCGCAGCTACAACAACGTCACTACGAAGGGCTTTTGCGATGA
- the rpsQ gene encoding 30S ribosomal protein S17, translating to MSEKDQNVTETATEAKAGQRGYRKTRRGYVVSDKMEKTIVVEVEDRVKHALYGKVIRRTSKVKAHDEENTAGIGDLVVIAETRPLSATKNWRLVEILEKAK from the coding sequence GTGAGTGAAAAGGACCAGAACGTGACCGAAACTGCTACCGAAGCCAAGGCTGGGCAGCGCGGTTACCGCAAGACCCGTCGCGGTTACGTGGTCTCCGACAAGATGGAAAAGACCATCGTTGTCGAGGTTGAGGACCGCGTGAAGCACGCACTGTACGGCAAGGTCATCCGCCGTACCTCCAAGGTCAAGGCACACGACGAAGAGAACACCGCCGGCATCGGCGACCTCGTTGTCATCGCCGAGACCCGTCCGCTGTCCGCCACCAAGAACTGGCGGCTCGTGGAAATCCTCGAAAAGGCCAAGTAG
- a CDS encoding carbohydrate ABC transporter permease, which translates to MAAPDPGLRRDRPFSRRNLVQTVVGGYLPLLIATLVVFLPLLWMVLSSFKQSGEIVTTDLKILPESLNLENYRTAMTTVPFGQFFLNSTIVTLSGATIKVLLAILTAYALVFVRFPFRNFIFLLILVALMVPPQVSILPNFILIAGIGGKNTLWGIILPGLGTAFGTFLLRQHFRTLPASILESAEMDGAGHWRRLWQIVVPVSVPSIATVALVTIVTEWNDYIWPLIITDRPETMTLPVGLTLLQNNESNAAGWGVLMAGAVLVIVPILIIFAALQRYIVAGLTQGSVTG; encoded by the coding sequence ATCGCCGCACCGGATCCCGGCCTTCGCCGCGACCGGCCGTTTTCCCGCCGGAACCTTGTCCAGACCGTGGTGGGCGGCTACCTGCCGCTGCTGATCGCCACGCTGGTGGTGTTCCTTCCCCTGCTGTGGATGGTGCTCAGCTCCTTCAAGCAATCGGGCGAAATCGTCACCACCGACCTGAAGATCCTTCCGGAAAGCCTGAACCTGGAAAACTACCGGACCGCCATGACTACGGTCCCCTTCGGGCAGTTCTTCCTGAACAGCACCATCGTCACCCTGTCAGGGGCCACCATCAAGGTGCTCCTGGCCATCCTGACCGCGTACGCCCTGGTCTTTGTCCGCTTCCCGTTCCGGAACTTCATCTTCCTGCTGATCCTGGTGGCCCTCATGGTGCCGCCGCAGGTATCCATCCTGCCCAACTTCATCCTGATCGCGGGGATCGGCGGGAAGAACACCCTGTGGGGCATCATCCTGCCCGGCCTTGGCACCGCGTTCGGCACGTTCCTGCTGCGGCAGCACTTCCGTACCCTGCCCGCCTCCATTCTCGAGTCAGCCGAGATGGACGGCGCCGGCCACTGGCGCCGTCTGTGGCAGATCGTGGTCCCCGTCTCCGTTCCTTCCATTGCCACGGTGGCCCTGGTGACCATCGTGACCGAGTGGAACGACTACATCTGGCCGCTGATCATCACGGACCGGCCGGAAACCATGACCTTGCCGGTGGGCCTCACCCTCCTGCAGAACAACGAGAGCAACGCCGCCGGCTGGGGTGTCCTCATGGCCGGGGCAGTCCTGGTCATCGTTCCCATCCTGATCATCTTCGCGGCCCTGCAGCGCTACATCGTGGCGGGCCTCACCCAAGGCAGCGTGACCGGCTAA
- the rplN gene encoding 50S ribosomal protein L14, with protein MIQQESRLKVADNTGAKEILTIRVLGGSGRRYAGIGDVIVATVKDAIPGGNVKKGDVVKAVIVRTKKERRRADGSYIKFDENAAVILKNDGDPRGTRIFGPVGRELRDKKFMKIVSLAPEVL; from the coding sequence GTGATTCAGCAGGAGTCGCGACTCAAGGTCGCCGACAACACGGGTGCTAAGGAAATCCTTACCATTCGCGTTCTCGGTGGATCCGGCCGTCGCTACGCAGGCATCGGTGACGTCATTGTCGCCACCGTCAAGGATGCAATCCCGGGCGGCAACGTAAAGAAGGGCGATGTGGTCAAGGCCGTCATCGTCCGTACCAAGAAGGAACGCCGCCGTGCGGATGGTTCCTACATCAAGTTTGACGAGAACGCAGCTGTGATCCTGAAGAACGACGGTGACCCCCGCGGTACCCGTATCTTCGGACCGGTTGGTCGTGAACTGCGTGACAAGAAGTTCATGAAGATCGTTTCTCTGGCTCCGGAGGTGCTCTAG
- the rplF gene encoding 50S ribosomal protein L6, whose translation MSRIGRLPITVPAGVEVKVDGSVVSVKGSKGELTHTVASPIEVALDENTLTVSRPNDERASRSLHGLTRTLIANMIQGVTAGYEKKLEIVGTGYRVQAKGSDLEFALGYSHPVNVSAPTGITFAVEGPTKLSVSGINKQQVGEVAANIRKLRKPDPYKGKGIRYAGEVIRRKVGKAGK comes from the coding sequence ATGTCACGTATTGGACGTCTCCCCATCACCGTTCCTGCCGGCGTTGAGGTCAAGGTTGACGGCTCTGTCGTCAGCGTCAAGGGTTCCAAGGGGGAGCTGACCCACACTGTGGCCAGCCCCATCGAGGTTGCCCTGGACGAGAACACCCTGACCGTCAGCCGCCCGAACGACGAGCGCGCCTCCCGTTCACTCCACGGCCTGACCCGCACCCTGATCGCCAACATGATCCAGGGCGTCACCGCAGGCTACGAGAAGAAGCTTGAAATCGTCGGTACCGGTTACCGCGTTCAGGCCAAGGGATCTGACCTTGAGTTCGCTCTTGGCTACAGCCACCCGGTCAACGTTTCGGCTCCGACCGGCATCACCTTTGCAGTAGAGGGACCGACCAAGCTCTCTGTCTCAGGTATCAACAAGCAGCAGGTCGGCGAGGTTGCTGCCAACATTCGCAAGCTGCGGAAGCCTGACCCGTACAAGGGCAAGGGCATCCGTTACGCCGGCGAAGTCATCCGCCGCAAGGTCGGAAAGGCTGGTAAGTAA
- a CDS encoding adenylate kinase encodes MLIIGPPGSGKGTQAERISERLGVVAISTGDIFRANVKGETPLGVEAKKYMDNGDFVPDSVTNKMVRDRLNESDVENGFLLDGYPRTTAQVDYLDEILADGDEKLDVVLQLTADDEELVHRLLGRAKETGRSDDNEAVIRHRLDLYHEQTEAVVAKYADRGILTKVDGIGPIDEVTNRVMQAIKAAQAA; translated from the coding sequence ATGCTGATTATTGGACCTCCCGGTTCCGGAAAAGGAACGCAGGCGGAGCGGATTTCAGAACGCCTCGGCGTTGTGGCCATCTCCACCGGCGACATCTTCCGTGCCAACGTGAAGGGCGAAACCCCGCTCGGCGTTGAGGCCAAGAAGTACATGGACAACGGTGACTTCGTCCCGGACAGTGTGACCAACAAGATGGTCCGTGACCGCCTTAACGAGTCCGATGTCGAGAACGGCTTCCTGCTGGACGGCTACCCGCGCACCACCGCGCAGGTGGACTACCTGGACGAGATCCTCGCCGACGGCGACGAGAAGCTCGACGTGGTCCTGCAGCTGACTGCCGACGACGAGGAGCTGGTACACCGCCTCCTGGGCCGGGCCAAGGAAACAGGCCGGAGCGACGACAACGAAGCCGTCATCCGCCACCGTCTGGACCTCTACCACGAGCAGACCGAAGCTGTGGTGGCGAAGTACGCCGACCGCGGCATCCTCACCAAGGTTGACGGGATCGGTCCGATCGACGAAGTTACCAACCGCGTGATGCAGGCCATCAAGGCCGCACAGGCCGCCTGA
- the rpsH gene encoding 30S ribosomal protein S8: MTMTDPVADMLTRLRNANSAYHDSVSMPYSKLKARVADILKAEGFIAGWKEEDAEVGKKLTLDLKFGPNRERSIAGVRRISKPGLRVYAKSTNLPHVLGGLGIAILSTSSGLLTDKQAGKKGVGGEVLAYVW, encoded by the coding sequence ATGACAATGACAGATCCTGTCGCAGATATGCTTACGCGCCTGCGTAATGCAAACTCGGCATACCACGACTCCGTGTCTATGCCTTACAGCAAGCTCAAGGCACGCGTTGCCGACATCCTCAAGGCCGAAGGTTTCATCGCCGGCTGGAAGGAAGAGGACGCCGAGGTCGGCAAGAAGCTGACCCTGGACCTCAAGTTCGGTCCGAACCGCGAGCGTTCCATCGCCGGTGTACGCCGCATCTCCAAGCCGGGCCTCCGCGTTTACGCGAAGTCCACCAACCTCCCGCACGTGCTCGGTGGCCTGGGTATCGCTATCCTGTCCACCTCTTCCGGCCTCCTGACTGACAAGCAGGCCGGCAAGAAGGGCGTGGGCGGCGAAGTCCTCGCGTACGTCTGGTAA
- a CDS encoding carbohydrate ABC transporter permease, whose product MTRQLAQHPATQPKRPPGRSAKVPRRRWTARTRRDFFVFLAMALPNLVLIAVFTYRPLFSNMYYSTLDWTLGSPTASVVGFANYVTFFTSNDAPKVLGTTAVFTLVTVGGSMILGLLVALALNAKVRGTTFARSAVFAPYVLSGVGVGLVWLFIFDPGYGVLAWLLRGIGQQSPQWINDPQLSLVMVILVYVWKNLGYCAVVYLAGLQSLPQEVMEAASLDGANGFRRFVSISLPLLSPTTFFLLITTMLSSLQAFDLIRIMTPLGTGTSTLIYEAYLQAFGAYNRAGYSAAISVVLFAILLVITVLQLRFVERKVHYS is encoded by the coding sequence ATGACCCGTCAACTCGCCCAGCACCCCGCCACCCAACCCAAGAGGCCCCCGGGGCGTTCGGCAAAAGTTCCACGACGGCGGTGGACCGCAAGGACCCGCCGCGACTTCTTTGTTTTCCTTGCCATGGCGCTGCCCAACCTGGTGCTGATCGCCGTCTTCACCTACCGGCCGCTGTTCAGCAACATGTACTACTCCACGCTGGACTGGACCCTCGGTTCCCCCACCGCCAGCGTGGTGGGCTTCGCCAACTACGTCACCTTCTTCACCAGCAACGATGCCCCGAAAGTCCTGGGCACCACCGCAGTGTTCACGCTGGTGACGGTGGGCGGCTCCATGATCCTGGGCCTGCTGGTTGCGCTGGCCTTGAACGCGAAGGTCCGCGGCACCACGTTCGCGCGCTCCGCCGTCTTTGCCCCCTACGTCCTCTCCGGCGTCGGCGTGGGCCTGGTGTGGCTGTTCATTTTTGATCCGGGCTACGGCGTCCTGGCCTGGCTGCTCCGGGGCATCGGGCAGCAGAGCCCGCAGTGGATCAACGATCCCCAGCTGTCGCTGGTCATGGTGATCCTGGTTTATGTGTGGAAGAACCTGGGCTACTGCGCGGTGGTGTACCTCGCCGGGCTCCAGTCGCTTCCGCAGGAGGTCATGGAGGCGGCGTCCCTCGACGGTGCCAACGGGTTCCGCCGCTTCGTTAGCATCTCGCTGCCGCTGCTGTCCCCCACCACGTTCTTCCTCCTGATCACCACCATGCTCAGCTCGCTGCAGGCCTTCGACCTCATCCGGATCATGACACCCCTGGGCACCGGCACCAGCACCCTGATTTACGAGGCCTACCTCCAGGCCTTCGGGGCCTACAACAGGGCCGGCTACTCAGCGGCCATCTCGGTGGTCCTGTTTGCCATCCTCCTGGTGATCACCGTGCTCCAGCTGCGGTTCGTGGAACGAAAGGTTCATTACTCGTGA
- the rpsE gene encoding 30S ribosomal protein S5, producing MTEANKEKDTVSADQKAPEAAAAETTAPAADDRRGGARRGERGDRGQGRGDRGGRGGRDGGREAEKNQFVERVVTINRVSKVVKGGRRFSFTALVVVGDGNGMVGVGYGKAKEVPAAIAKGVEEAKKSFFRVPRVGNTIPHRVQGEAAAGVVMLRPASAGTGVIAGGPVRAVLECVGIHDILSKSLGSSNAINIVHATVDALKRLEEPAAVAARRGLPLDEIAPAALVKALLAPKAGV from the coding sequence GTGACCGAAGCAAACAAGGAAAAGGACACTGTGTCTGCAGATCAGAAGGCGCCCGAAGCGGCAGCTGCTGAGACCACTGCCCCCGCTGCCGACGACCGCCGTGGTGGCGCCCGTCGCGGCGAGCGTGGCGACCGTGGCCAGGGCCGCGGCGACCGCGGTGGCCGTGGCGGCCGCGACGGTGGCCGTGAAGCCGAAAAGAACCAGTTCGTAGAGCGCGTTGTCACCATCAACCGCGTTTCCAAGGTGGTCAAGGGTGGTCGTCGCTTCAGCTTCACCGCTCTGGTCGTCGTTGGTGACGGTAACGGCATGGTCGGCGTGGGCTATGGCAAGGCCAAGGAAGTTCCCGCTGCTATCGCCAAGGGCGTTGAAGAGGCTAAGAAGTCCTTCTTCCGCGTTCCCCGCGTTGGCAACACCATCCCGCACCGCGTTCAGGGTGAAGCCGCTGCCGGCGTCGTAATGCTGCGTCCGGCTTCCGCCGGTACCGGTGTTATCGCCGGTGGTCCGGTCCGTGCAGTACTGGAGTGCGTGGGCATCCACGACATCCTCTCCAAGTCGCTCGGTTCCTCCAACGCCATCAACATCGTTCACGCGACCGTTGATGCCCTGAAGCGCCTCGAAGAGCCGGCAGCTGTGGCAGCACGCCGCGGCCTGCCGCTGGACGAGATCGCTCCGGCAGCGCTGGTGAAGGCCCTCCTGGCTCCGAAGGCAGGTGTTTAG
- the rplE gene encoding 50S ribosomal protein L5 encodes MTETLETPATKIVPRLKTKYAESIKATLQDEFKYENVNQVPRLVKVVVNMGVGDAAKDSKLIDGAVRDLTQITGQKPQVTKARKSIAQFKLREGMPIGAHATLRGDRMWEFVDRLVTLALPRIRDFRGLSGKQFDGNGNYTFGLTEQVMFHEIDQDKIDRVRGMDITVVTTAKTDDEGRALLKALGFPFKTEA; translated from the coding sequence ATGACTGAGACTCTCGAGACTCCGGCAACGAAGATCGTTCCTCGTCTGAAGACCAAGTACGCCGAATCCATCAAGGCAACGCTCCAGGATGAATTCAAGTACGAGAACGTGAACCAGGTACCCCGTCTGGTGAAGGTTGTTGTGAACATGGGTGTTGGAGATGCCGCCAAGGACTCCAAGCTGATCGACGGCGCTGTCCGCGACCTCACCCAGATCACCGGCCAGAAGCCGCAGGTTACCAAGGCCCGCAAGTCGATCGCACAGTTCAAGCTGCGCGAAGGCATGCCCATCGGTGCACACGCAACCCTGCGTGGCGACCGCATGTGGGAATTCGTGGACCGCCTGGTCACCCTGGCACTGCCCCGTATCCGCGACTTCCGCGGCCTCAGCGGCAAGCAGTTCGATGGCAACGGCAACTACACCTTCGGTCTGACCGAGCAGGTTATGTTCCACGAAATCGACCAGGACAAGATCGACCGCGTCCGCGGTATGGACATCACGGTTGTCACCACTGCCAAGACCGATGACGAAGGCCGCGCGCTGCTCAAGGCGCTTGGTTTCCCGTTCAAAACCGAAGCTTAA
- a CDS encoding ABC transporter substrate-binding protein — MTLHLDRRHFLGLAGLTASAAALAACGGPSTSGGGQTTSQAADIDFSGVKPAAKIDFWSSHPGQSQDVEKSLIEKFQAKNPGIAVNLVTAGANYEEIAQKFQTAQAAKSGLPGVVVLSDVWWFRYYTNGSIIPVDSLTKQLNMKMDDFQQSLVNDYKYDGKQWALPYGRSTPLFYYNKDHFAAAGIPDRAPKTWQEFGEWAPKLKASSGAQYAYIYPALVSYAGWTLQNMLWGWGGGWSKEWDITCDSAESVAALQWAQDSIYKDKWAGVSSKEAADDFSAGLTSATIASTGSLLGILKSAKFNVGVGFLPGGPKATSNVCPTGGAGLGIPSGISKEEQLAAGMFLDFVTQPESTAEFSAATGYMPTRKSADMKAVLAKTPQIQTAVDQLAVTKVQDNARVFLPGADQEMAKAAAKILTQQGDVKSTMTDLKTTLQGIYERDVKPKLKS; from the coding sequence ATGACACTTCATCTGGACCGGAGGCACTTCCTGGGCCTGGCAGGGCTCACCGCCTCTGCCGCAGCCCTGGCCGCATGCGGCGGACCTTCTACAAGCGGCGGTGGACAGACCACGTCCCAGGCGGCCGATATCGACTTCAGCGGCGTGAAGCCTGCTGCCAAGATCGACTTCTGGTCCAGCCACCCCGGACAGTCGCAGGATGTGGAAAAGAGCCTGATCGAGAAATTCCAGGCCAAGAACCCGGGCATCGCCGTCAACCTGGTGACCGCCGGGGCCAACTACGAGGAGATCGCCCAGAAGTTCCAGACCGCACAGGCGGCCAAGTCCGGCCTCCCGGGTGTCGTTGTCCTCTCCGACGTGTGGTGGTTCCGGTACTACACCAACGGCAGCATCATTCCGGTTGACAGCCTGACCAAGCAGCTGAACATGAAAATGGACGACTTCCAGCAGTCACTGGTCAATGACTACAAGTACGACGGCAAGCAGTGGGCGCTGCCCTACGGCCGGTCAACGCCGCTGTTCTACTACAACAAAGACCACTTCGCGGCAGCCGGGATCCCCGACCGTGCTCCCAAGACCTGGCAGGAATTCGGCGAGTGGGCACCCAAGCTGAAGGCAAGCTCCGGTGCCCAGTACGCCTACATCTACCCCGCACTGGTAAGCTATGCGGGCTGGACACTGCAGAACATGCTGTGGGGCTGGGGCGGTGGCTGGTCCAAGGAATGGGACATCACCTGCGACTCCGCCGAATCCGTCGCGGCGCTGCAGTGGGCCCAGGACTCGATCTACAAGGACAAGTGGGCGGGTGTCTCGTCCAAGGAAGCGGCCGACGATTTCTCCGCAGGCCTGACCTCGGCCACCATCGCCTCCACGGGCTCGCTGCTGGGCATCCTGAAGTCGGCCAAGTTCAACGTTGGTGTTGGTTTCCTGCCCGGCGGCCCCAAGGCGACGTCCAACGTCTGCCCCACGGGCGGCGCAGGCCTGGGCATCCCCAGCGGCATTTCCAAGGAGGAACAGCTGGCCGCCGGAATGTTCCTGGACTTCGTCACCCAGCCGGAGAGCACCGCGGAGTTCTCTGCCGCCACCGGCTACATGCCCACCCGCAAGTCGGCCGATATGAAGGCGGTCCTGGCCAAGACGCCGCAGATCCAGACCGCAGTGGACCAGCTCGCGGTGACCAAGGTCCAGGACAACGCCCGCGTGTTCCTGCCGGGTGCTGACCAGGAGATGGCGAAGGCCGCCGCGAAGATCCTCACCCAGCAGGGCGACGTCAAGTCCACCATGACGGACCTGAAGACCACGCTGCAGGGTATTTACGAGCGGGACGTGAAGCCGAAGCTGAAGTCCTAA
- the rplR gene encoding 50S ribosomal protein L18 translates to MAISINKKRTNKSKAAGRSRRQLRIRKRISGTAVRPRLVVNRSARHVFVQVVDDTIGQTVASASTLEADLRAFDGDKTAKAKRVGELVAERAKAAGVEAVVFDRGGNKYHGRIAAVADGAREGGLSL, encoded by the coding sequence ATGGCCATCTCCATTAACAAGAAGCGTACGAACAAGAGCAAGGCTGCTGGTCGCAGCCGCCGCCAGCTTCGTATCCGCAAGCGCATTTCCGGTACGGCTGTCCGCCCCCGCCTGGTGGTCAACCGCTCCGCACGCCACGTATTTGTCCAGGTTGTCGATGACACCATTGGCCAGACCGTAGCAAGCGCGTCCACTCTGGAAGCCGACCTTCGTGCATTCGACGGTGACAAGACTGCCAAGGCCAAGCGCGTCGGCGAGCTCGTTGCCGAACGTGCCAAGGCTGCCGGCGTCGAGGCTGTTGTCTTCGACCGTGGTGGTAACAAGTACCACGGCCGGATTGCCGCCGTCGCTGACGGTGCACGCGAAGGTGGGCTGTCACTGTGA